The Pelotomaculum isophthalicicum JI nucleotide sequence ACGCGATATGTCCAAGTGATTGGTTTAACGCTTTAGCGTAATCATCCGCGAATAATCCCAACTCTTTTACCGGCGAATATTTTTTTAGAATCACCTCACCCTCGTGATCAGTGAATATTTCCAACGGTGAGTTGTGTTTAATGCGAAGCGTATTCCTGATCTCCTTGGGTATCACAACTCTGCCAAGTTCATCTATACGGCGCACATTTCCAGTTGCCTTCAATTTTATCACCGCCCTAATATGGTTTTTCTCTTATTCTGTGATGAAAAGGGATTTTATAAACAAAATTTTTGTATCAACATTTATTGACATATTTCCCGAAGGTAATATGTTGCCGGCTGTCTAATAATAAAAAAAGAGATAAATAATATCGGAGGCGGGTATTTATGAAAAGCGGTATTAAAGTATTGATCGCGGACGATAACAGAGAATTCTGCGAGCTATTAAGTAGTTTTATTGAACAACAAAACGGATTGGAGATTGTCGGCGTGGCGCATAACGGCTTGCAAGCTATCGAATTCATTCGTGAATACAGTCCGGATGTGGTGGTTCTTGATATTATCATGCCACAACTTGACGGTATTGGCGTTTTGGAGAATTTAGCCGGTATCGGTAAAAGACCAAAAGTTATTATGCTAACTGCCTTTGGACAGGAAAGCATAACCCGGCGCTCAGTTGATCTTGGCGCTGATTACTTTATACTCAAGCCGTTCGATTTTAACCTGTTGGTTAATCACATACGTCAACTTGCAAATGAATTTAGTATGCACCAATATGTTCAGCAAACGAAAAAAAGGGATTTGGATACAGATGTTACTAATGTTATGCACGAAATGGGAATTCCCGCGCACGTAAAAGGGTACCATTATTTAAGAGAAGCTGTAATAATGGCCTATAATAATACCAGTCTAGTCGGTGCCCTGACAAAAGAGCTTTATCCAATGGTCGCGAAGAGATTTAATACAACTCCTTCCAAAGTTGAGCGCGCAATAAGACATGCTATTCAATTGGCTTGCGACAGAGGGAACGTTAAAATGATTCATAATGTTTTCGGATACACCATGAATATCGAGCGAGGTAAGCCAACAAATGGGCAATTCATTTCAGTAATAGCAGACAAATTAATAATGGAAGAAAAGGCTAGTGGTGCCGATATCTATAATGAGAACTTATCTTCAAGGCTATCAGTGGGGCCAATTTTGCAAGCAGGGCTGCACCCGTGATGCCCACAAATTATTAATTGGAGCAATATAACGACAGGTAATGCCGGGTTATGAAAATCAACCCGGCATTAGTAGTTTCGGAAATATAATAATCTTGACATTGCTAGTTAGAGACAGTACAATAAAGTTACTAAATTACTAGTGTACTAAATTAATGAATATACCAGGAGGTAAATTTATGAAAATACCTACTAGTTTAAAGCACAAACCCGTTATTGTCTGCGAAAATTACGAGAATGTTGACGGCAGGTATGCTTACGATTCAGATGCCAAGGGTCTTTCATTAGGGTTGGCTCAATGGAATGATCGGGGCAAGGTGGATATTTCAGCTAAAGTATGGCGGCACACAGGAGAAAAATGGTCTAGGCAGTCTGAGGAATTACCGCTCCACCGTGTGCTTGACCTGGCAATTCTTGTTTGCAGGGCAAAACTTCATTTCCAAGAGGCTTATCGGTACGAGAAGTTTTATGATACCGGAAACCCCGTTATTGACAGAGTTGGTATACAGGGTGATGCCATGACGGTGGCTGTTTGTACTGACAACGAAAAAATCAATGAAGATATTAACCTATTCAGGCAGGCTCTCAGTAATGATGATGAACTTCTAGGAGAACGCTTGCATATTTTGTCAAGGATATTGAAGGAGATGGGTTATTAATCCATGGACAAAAAGAGAAAAAAGGAACTAATACAGCAATACAAGCAAATGAGACCGGCGATGGGAGCATTCATAATTCGTTCTAAAGTTAATAATAAGTATTTTATTCAAGCAACTCAAAACTTGAGAGGTGTGATCAATAGCACTAAGGCTAAATTGAATAGTGGTATGCATCCAAATAGAGAGTTG carries:
- a CDS encoding GIY-YIG nuclease family protein codes for the protein MDKKRKKELIQQYKQMRPAMGAFIIRSKVNNKYFIQATQNLRGVINSTKAKLNSGMHPNRELQKEWTDFGSENFTIEILENLEYDKDESKTDYKEDLALLQMIWEEKLAKENMEFYKKRI
- the spo0A gene encoding sporulation transcription factor Spo0A is translated as MKSGIKVLIADDNREFCELLSSFIEQQNGLEIVGVAHNGLQAIEFIREYSPDVVVLDIIMPQLDGIGVLENLAGIGKRPKVIMLTAFGQESITRRSVDLGADYFILKPFDFNLLVNHIRQLANEFSMHQYVQQTKKRDLDTDVTNVMHEMGIPAHVKGYHYLREAVIMAYNNTSLVGALTKELYPMVAKRFNTTPSKVERAIRHAIQLACDRGNVKMIHNVFGYTMNIERGKPTNGQFISVIADKLIMEEKASGADIYNENLSSRLSVGPILQAGLHP
- a CDS encoding DUF6530 family protein; protein product: MKIPTSLKHKPVIVCENYENVDGRYAYDSDAKGLSLGLAQWNDRGKVDISAKVWRHTGEKWSRQSEELPLHRVLDLAILVCRAKLHFQEAYRYEKFYDTGNPVIDRVGIQGDAMTVAVCTDNEKINEDINLFRQALSNDDELLGERLHILSRILKEMGY